A stretch of the Arachis stenosperma cultivar V10309 chromosome 6, arast.V10309.gnm1.PFL2, whole genome shotgun sequence genome encodes the following:
- the LOC130934709 gene encoding uncharacterized mitochondrial protein AtMg00810-like encodes MKDLGKLKYFLGIEVAYSRQGIFISQRKYILDLLKEIGKLDCKITRVPIEQNHRIGNDEESPKVEKTQYQRLVEKLIYLSHTRPDIAYAVNVVSQFMHDPREGHLQAVNRIIQYLKASPGKGLLFKKEGILSMKVYTDANYAGSIIDRRSTSGYCMFLGGNLVTWKSKK; translated from the coding sequence ATGAAGGATCTTGGCAAGTTAAAGTACTTCCTTGGGATAGAGGTTGCTTACTCTAGACAAGGCATCTTTATTTCCCAAAGAAAATATATCCTAGATCTCCTCAAAGAGATTGGTAAGTTGGATTGTAAGATCACTAGAGTGCCCATAGAGCAAAATCATAGAATTGGAAATGATGAGGAAAGCCCAAAGGTGGAGAAGACACAGTACCAGAGGCTTGTGGAAAAACTCATCTACTTATCACACACCAGGCCTGACATAGCCTATGCAGTTAATGTGGTTAGTCAATTCATGCATGATCCAAGAGAGGGACATTTGCAGGCTGTAAACAGAATTATTCAGTACTTGAAGGCCTCTCCAGGGAAAGGATTGCTATTCAAAAAGGAAGGAATTTTATCCATGAAAGTATATACTGATGCTAACTACGCTGGATCAATTATTGATAGGAGATCCACCTCAGGATATTGCATGTTCTTGGGTGGAAACTTGGTGACATGGAAGAGCAAGAAATAA